The nucleotide sequence GCCATTGCAAATCAAAtttgtcaggctttacagggataaagtgtctgcaaaagagaaggaaaaagaaCTCACGCAGAGAACACACGGATGTCCTCTCTTATACCAGTACTGGAAGTGATGCTTGTCATAGGAAGGCACTGTTTGACCTTTGACATTAGAGGTCAGACACATCTCTGCAATTCAAAAtggttacatttaaataaacacagttttaaaaaaatatattatttgaagtTCTAGTATGTAATTTTGGAATTATGATAGGacaatgaataattaaaatagttAATTAGTTAAATgctattagttaataaaataaaaataaaataatagaatagtatgtataataatagttattatataatattattatataatatataaaaaataatagttcaAGTATGTAATTTTGAATAACAATGGAAAactagtaaaaaataataaaatgaaataaaagtaataaaataaaaaaagaaagtaaattatatttttaaaaaataatttaagttcaGCTATGCAAATACAATTGGaaacaattataaaatgaaaagttagaaaaaaaagtaaaataaaaaataaaatcgtaaaatataaaaaaataataattctttaaaGTTCAAGTATGTAATTTTGGAATTATGATAGAAcactaattaaaaacaaaatagttaataaaatgaaaaaaaaaaagtttaaaaatgctttaaaaaatacttcaaaattgtatgtaattatgtatgcaagtatgtcattttggaatttggTGGATgactagttaaaaaaataaatcagttaaactaaaaatgaaatagtaaaattctcaataaaataaaataaaaaaggaaaaaagaaaactgaaaaaaaaaaactttaatattcaAGTATATAATTTTGGAAGAACAATGGAACTCTTTTACCTATAGGAATATTAAGTTTGCAAACTTTATCCACAAGACTGTCAGAGCCACCGAACTCCGGGTGTAGGAAGGTTCCATGGCCGATTCTATCAGGAGGCAAGTTCAACAGCAGCTCAGACTCATCCCTCTGAGAAGGAACCTGAAATACACATGAACTCCTACCTAAACCATGTCAAATTATGCTGACAAaccgattaatcatgattaatcacatccaaaataaaaatttgtgtttacataatatatgtgtgtgtactgtgtattatatatttgtgATTAATCGAATTGACAGCATTAGGTTTACCAAAACATAATTCCAATATAAAGAAGTTTCCATGTTCTCTGACCTCTGAGAGATGTAGTGCCAGCTTCAGACCGCAGTTCTTGGCTTTTTCAAGTGCAGAGAGCAGATCTTTTCCATGACCCACCTGCAAGATCAAAGATATGGAAAGTGCAGATAGAAGCAACAAGTCGAGTATCAAGTTAATTGCAGTTAACCTGAACTCACTGTTGGGTCTCCACTGAGGTCAAGTCCAACTACCACTCCATCGCTGGAAAGCAGGAAGTCCTCTGCCAGCTTCACAGTCTCCATGGCAACCACGGGGCCATGTCTGCGGTCCACGGCTACGAGAAACCTgttcaaacattcaaaaatacaGCAGGTGACAATAAAAGAAGCAGGTTGTCACCcagaataaatacattaatattaccTGACATCAATGTCAACTTCCTCTTGTTTACACTGCCGGATGGCTTCGAGCACAGTTTCAATGTATCTTTGTTTAGTGAGACCTTTTTGTGACAAAAATAAATGTCAACAAGAAGCAGAAATGAGCTGCTAATAAATGTTTGACATTTAAAATGCTTCTAGTACCTGTTTCAGTCACTTCCCGTGGCGTGCTACGCAACTCCAAATATTTTACACCATCTGCCGCAAACTCCTGAATGACTGCTTTGGCAACCTGTTTGATAATCATAATTctgttttaaaaattttttttaaaggtgcaaGAGAATAAAACACTGAGTAAAACATTACCATTAATATGTCCTCTTCTGAATCAACCAGCTGATGAATCAATTTAAACACTTGAAAACACCTGTTGGAGAAATACATTTACTTAAGGAATAGTTCATTTGTATTGTTATTTCATAGTCTGACTAGGTGTAGTACACTATTAATAGTATACTTAGTGTGCACTACAAATTTAGTCTAGTTagaaaaaacaatgttttggATTCAAATATGTGTACTTCTGTAGTAAATAGTGGGCAAAAAAAGTATGTAAGATTAGTAGTATGTCCAATAGTATCatagtatttgtagtaaaatagtACCCGGATGACTTACTACTTCTGGTTCTGAGcaacacaacacaatggaaacaagtcacaacataTCGAAATCAGCATAACTCAACAAAATTAATCCTATACGTTGTGTTGTGGCGATTTTGTTGAGTTGTGTACTACTGGGCAACCAtgtacataccgtattttccggactataagtcacaaacttttttcatagtttggctggtcctgcgacttacagtcaggtgcgacttatttatcaaaattaacttgacatgaactgagagaaatgaaccaagagaaaacattaccgtctacagccgccagagggcgctatatgctgctcactgctcctgtagtctacactaagcagcatagagcgccctctcgtggctgtagacggtaatgttttctcttggttctaaataaatgcgacttacagtccagtgcaacttatatatgtttttttcttattcttttcttattcttttttcttatttttggactaatgcgacttatactcaggtgcgacttatagtccgaaaaatacggtacatgtgggaagtcgtggccttgtggttagagagtttgactcctaaccctagggttgtgggtttgagtctcgggatggcaataccatgactgaggtgcccttgagcaaggcaccgaacccccaactgctccccaggcgccgcagcataaatggctggccactgctccgggtgtgtgttcacagtgtgtgtgtgtgtgtgtgtgttcactgcagtgtgtatgcactttggatgggttaaatgcagagcacgaattctgaatgTCACGTCAATTTTACATGAGGCCAAGGGGGGAGATATGTGAATGGTACTAGTGAAGTGACGCAACTGACACTAGGAGGTCATAAATCCCCACTTTTTAGTAAATGGTCTCTTCTTTTCTGAaaagcattttaataataattatataaagaatTCTTTAAATGTTGGATCCAATCctacatttaaataacaaaaaggcTTAAACCTCACCATATACCATGGCACATCATCTGGACATtactttaaatatgtaatttcaaAAAACATAAAGGAAATAACACAGTAATTCACCGATATATTCATTCATAATGAATAACACATTAGTTGAAGATACTTAACTTTTAATCTTTATTGCCCTTTCTCTGATTTCTTGGATTTCATTTATAATTGGACATGACAGtggaaaaaaactttacatttagaaacatattttacagaaaaactaaattacataactaatctgtaattattttaataacattttgcagaaaaaaaatctagaatAACTCAAATCATGTCACTGGCCAAATGTAAActttttacagacaaatgtcaaAAGCTCGGATGTAGTACGTCCGGATGACATTCATACTAAGTACGTACTTGTTCAAATGAAGTACATATTCAGAGAATAGGCGATTTCGACCGCAGCCGATTTCTAAGATTTTTCTCTTACTTGTTTGAAAGGTTATTATCAGAGTATTGGTCCTAACCGTCCATGCTGTGGAGTGCGTTTatgtggtgtggtgtgtgtgtgtgtgtgtgtgtggtgtgtgacaCACACTCGTCCAGTGATCGTCTCTGTCCGCGGTGGATAGCGGTCatgctgtggtgtgtgtgtgtgtgtgtgtgtgagcttgttTATGTGGTTAATGAGAACAcaaatttgtataatgacatgggtatgacacaggtattacaatgaAGATGTGATTTATGAGGACATTTTCAGTGTCCCCGTAATTCAAAAGGCTTATAAATCattcagaatgagttttttttgaaAATCCAAAAATGCATAGATTTTCCcttgagggttaggtttaggtgtagggttgtttgtacagaataaaaaccattacgcctatggagagtccccataaaccacatataccaacgtgtgtgtgtgtgtgtgtgtgtgtgtgtgtgtgtgtgtgtgtgacacacacTCGTCCAGTGATCGTCTCTGTCCGCGGTGGATGGCGGTCATGCTGTGCTCGATGTTCAGATGAGGCTTGCGCTTTATAAGCGTCTCCATCGTTTCAAAACTGACAGAACCATTAAGATGTGCGTGTAACtcctgaaataaagaaaaaacacaattaaGTGTGATtacttgaattaatttatttacatgcatTGGATTGAGCTCTTTAAAGGATAATGTCTTGTTTTATTAATGGACCTATAAATGTTTTTCCTACCACTTTAGGCAGCTGACGATAGAAGAGATCCGCTTCGGTATCCATCTCAGTTTCGGTAACTTTATGAAATGTGAATTTTGAAAGGACTCCTGCGTGTGAGATAGAGACTGAGTGAACTAATTTTGACACATAAAGTCGGAATGTTTTTCCTGAAGCACCAGCCTTGCGTTACAGAAATAAATCTCAGACAACATCGACCTCTAACAATGGTTCCCACATCcatattaatattaaactatcagcaaactttcattttaatttgagtaaCTCTAGTTTTAGTGATTCTGTTGTGTTTCGGTCACGTATATGCATAGGTATTATTTAAAGTTGAATTTTAATCCAACTTTTAGTATATTTTTGAGTATAACAGTGactgacattaaaaataaaatttaaaaaaagaaaaacagttgcATATGCATTTGAGTCGCTGTCCTCAAAGCCAAACCAGAGATACATGGATCTGGAGAGCAAGATGAAATGCAGTACTGATTAAACCACAGATAAACATAGACCTTCTCTACATCTGCATGTATTTGAACAAGTGACTGTGCATTGTGTGTGTTAAATTCAAATAGGAGGGATAGGGATGTAATAATGtgatataaaatgtttgaaaataattatGATGACATTCATCCGGGTCCTCATTTAAGATTCATGTGTGTCTGGATGTTTATGTAGGGAACatgcactttatttattatttgagtgTTTGTTTGTTCGTGAAGTGGAATTTGTtgttgaaaaaaaagaacaaactaTGACTGgaaatcaaatacatttataaaaatatcaaagTGATGAGTCTTACTTCTCCTCCGCCAGTTTCTGACTTTTCTCCTTCTGCCTTTTCTTCTGCAAGACCCAAGGTAAGATCCTTCAGCTGCCCTCCTATCATGTGTTTTAACATAAAAGCCATAGTTTTCTCCTGCAGAATACAGATATTAATCGCCTGCTCTGTGGATGAGATGTCAGTCACTTGAGAAACTCTTGCTTGAGTAATGTCTCATTCAACTATTGAGAGGAAAACAATGGCGCCACAACAACAGTcgatgtttttctttcttcttattCATGACCTGTACAACGAGGAGGAAtttgctctctctcgctctctctctctctctctctctctcaagtttcTCTGTTTATGAAGTAACGTACGACTTCTGATTCATGACGctcaaaaacaaacacaacaaccaCAACATCATAAAGTATACTTTTTAGTGTATGCTGTATATTATACGTAGCCTACACAGACTTGTAGTATTGTATGTAGGCTATATTCTCTAAACCGCCTCCTCATCACAAGATCCTACAATAATTGCAACtcataaatacagaaatgtaGACATCAGATGTTTTTAATCTTTCATAAACTTCTATAACATGGCCTAGGTCACACTACCAAGTGTATTGTTGTAGATGCGGACACTGTTTGTCCTGGATTCATGGCACATTGCCGAGTAATCTATGCTACTTTTTTATAGTGCATAATACCTAGTGTTCAAATTCACAATATTTTACGTTATATATTTTTCACCATGTACACGAGGTTCAGCGGGCGGTGAACTGCTGTTATAAGGCTCAATTTCAGAGCACTGTCATGTAGAGACAGTCATGCCAACAAACGCAGGCATGTATGTAAACAGTAAACAGaaatgtgaatataaaatattatacatatatagtaAGTACAGCATGGTAATACTATATACATTAAATCATctgtatactttaaaataaatgaaatatatattaaatataattatttaaagatGTTGGAGGTGAATAGATGACacataacaataatacatttacatttttgtgttttagtttcattttatataataatatatgtatataaaatatgtgaCATTGTATGAATCAaattaatataaatcatatacCAATATAAAGAATAATACAACAAATATATCATATAATTAGTACTGTCGAATGATGAATCgcgattatgtttttttttttcataatgggtgtgtactgtatatttattatgtctttataaattcacacatacagtatatatttaaaaaatatttagatgtataaaattatattcatagtatttatattatacataaatatatttaatatataaacatttttctgaaacatacatgcatgtgtatttataaatacataataaatataaacagtacacatatgtaaaaaaaaccttttttggaAGTGGTTAATCATTATTatcatgattaataataatagatagacagacagacagacagacagacagacagacagacagacagatagatagatagatagatagatagatagatagatagatagatagatagatagatagatagatagatagatagatagatagatagatagataatgaaaatgaatatttaaaaagcTGAAGGAACTTGCTTGGGACAAATTGATACAGAACttgttaaatattcattttttcattGTTATCTATATATTGTTTAGATGAACTGACAAATTGCTTTTCTTCAAACATGAATAAAATGTGTCTAAATAGTTCCTCTTTGGTTGATATGATGACCTTTCCCAGAGAGACCAGTGAGTCAATGCTTTGTATCATCTGGAGGAATTTTAACAATTACATTTGCTGTGAACATTCATCTTGCTGAATCTaactgctttcagatggaaatctCTGCTAACATGAGTTTTTATTCAGAGACGCCACACTGAATCCATTATCATATATGCTTTAAACATGACCAGCTGCAATCTGATTTGTCCTCATTTGTCCAGTGAAGAACAAGAGACTATAATGAATTGTATTTAGTATCTAAACAAAAAGCAGAGACACTTTCCCAAACTTTCCACAGTGCTTATATGAGGGTCAGTGATCCCTCAGATAAATGCCAGGGCATTGAGAAAGTTTGTCCTGGGACAAAGACACTTCCCCTTTCAACAGGACTCTGGATCACTGTACTCAAGTACCCTTCATGAGGCGAAATGAAAACAGCAGAGTGATGCTTTTGTATGAGAAGAGACCGTCAGAAAGGAAAGCATCTCAAGGACTCCGCTTCTAGTGTTGACTGGGAGTCAGTTGATTGTCAGTGCTTTTGTTCACCAAATGTAGATTCACCTTCGCCGAAAACCACAAATGCAGTATTTCAGTGGTTCAGGTTTCTTTCTAGCTGCATGCTCTTCTTGATATCATGCTGCTGACGAGAAACACGCACTGAGCAGAAGTACAGCATCCTATAGATAGACCAGAGAATGATCCCATCACATCCTGTGATGCCACTATCAAAACATGAGACATATGCCAAGCATCTGCAGGGCATTGGGATTACTATTACCATTGCACATACATGTGTCAAAACCTTATGGTGAAAATCTGTGACGTATCATGGCTGTTTGGGTCACTGCTAAACGGGCAGAAGCATTTCCTTTTCCCTGACTGACCTTTAAATTGAAAAACAGTAGTTACATTTaaacgcacaaacacacattcgAAGCTTTTTGgcagcctttttattttttttgtctttatctttCATTTTTATCAAACTGTTCAggtggaattattttttttatgaaatatggcAGCAAAGAAAAAATGATGAAAAGTACTAAGATAAAATTAGGTCCTTCACAAAAGTCAACATACAtcacaaatatttctcaaatctgtgttGCCTTTTTGTATAATTTCTCagttttattaaggttttttttttttttattaaagcaatCCGTCTTCCACACAAGCCACATCTCTTTTTAAAGGCCCACAATGTTTATATCCATCCTTTCTAGTTTTGAGGCTCAGACTGATGCATGTTTGAAAAGATGAGCAAGACAGCAGGAAATTCAAGCGCTTCTTAACaacatatgaaaatataaaaaaaactgacttcTGGCATAAAGGCACTGTGAAATGGAAGAAAGATTCTCTGGTGGATTTCATTGGCTAATGAAACGGATTTGGGATGAGCATACGGTCTCCCTAAGTGCCAATTATTGTTCTTGGTTACAAGATTTTGCAGACAACTAGCCTTATGGGTGCCATTATATAGCATTTCTCGTTATATTTATTGTCTGATGATATTAGctgatttctctttctctctcttttatttttatttttacagaatatACTAATCAAAAGCCCAAAATAAGGGAGCATGTGAGGACATATCAAAGGAGGCTGAAGATCTTCTAAATCAAAAAGAGGTGAGTTGTTGTTGTAGAGAAGGCCAGCCTCCCCAAAATTAAGAAAATCAAGCCATGAAAGCGATGCAAAGTAGAAAAAAAGAGTGCACAAATTTGGCTGATGTTTTTTCCAAGTCCACTGCTTTAGGAGTAGATTTTGGTCAGACTGTAAGAGAATGGTCCCGTGAAGGtcttcctctgttttttttcctttagtttttgtcttttatCGGTAAAGCTCATTGGCAATGATATCTTGAAGTTTCTGACTCAGTTCTCTGAAGCTGGGACGCAGCACAGGGTCCAGAGTCCAGCACTGCTTCATGATGTCATACACCACCGCCGGGCAGCCGTCTGGGGCGTCCATCTTGTAACCCTTCTCTACGCGTGGGACAACTTCCTTCAAAGGCTGAACAGAGAACAGAACAGAGGATGAAGGACACCACAACTTAGCACAAATGTGTTGAGGTAGACAACGGTGTCCTCTACTGGTACAATCTGCCTTGATACTAAAATTGTAGGACTTGGGCATAGTATGTTATGTTCAGAAATCTTGTGAAACACTTATTAAATTCACATAGAAATAacattacaaaatgcattatttataatatgccaattattctttttttaagagtattttaattt is from Carassius carassius chromosome 43, fCarCar2.1, whole genome shotgun sequence and encodes:
- the adal gene encoding adenosine deaminase-like protein, with product MDTEADLFYRQLPKVELHAHLNGSVSFETMETLIKRKPHLNIEHSMTAIHRGQRRSLDECFQVFKLIHQLVDSEEDILMVAKAVIQEFAADGVKYLELRSTPREVTETGLTKQRYIETVLEAIRQCKQEEVDIDVRFLVAVDRRHGPVVAMETVKLAEDFLLSSDGVVVGLDLSGDPTVGHGKDLLSALEKAKNCGLKLALHLSEVPSQRDESELLLNLPPDRIGHGTFLHPEFGGSDSLVDKVCKLNIPIEMCLTSNVKGQTVPSYDKHHFQYWYKRGHPCVLCTDDKGVFCTDLSQEYQLVASIFGLSQEAVWTLSQQAIGYTFAPEPIKQRLEKKWAELQQQILQ